In Lineus longissimus chromosome 13, tnLinLong1.2, whole genome shotgun sequence, one genomic interval encodes:
- the LOC135497664 gene encoding P2X purinoceptor 7-like yields the protein MEAKSDQDASDFLSISAILAEPEAPEMSAEGDSFAEGDLERWMRTIGAEISWTPQKTPSDAGYSAPCGEGPVPLGLSTPQAQRLPSTPEELPAPTPGHQPGTSPRPGTSTATGAESLPVVVICKCKNMCATKACPCRVAKGQCHEQCKCIITRCKNRGQSKQSTRSMARPVSTHAAVALNLSTHQNQQDEQMPQGPDSQIPQDLIEAMTNPEVWGFVQGGFNDQPELFNRLLRYHDNNQRRANNLPPPQIPGNLPPNCKCGRCRHTPTVREQVCCGLKWPNCKTLDNQIIQICLNHNVVEVAHRNVEDMLAGPGERNNRAMWHASYRQYVLHTYGHLVKGVRVVIPSCVVWMIRQHFPSPDGRYTGFIPGRRLI from the exons ATGGAAGCGAAGAGTGACCAAGATGCTAGCGATTTTTTGTCGATTTCGGCGATATTGGCGGAGCCAGAGGCACCAGAGATGTCCGCGGAAGGAGATAGTTTTGCGGAGGGCGACCTGGAGAGGTGGATGCGGACTATTGGTGCAGAGATTAGCTGGACTCCGCAAAAAACACCGTCCGATGCTGGATATTCGGCACCATGTGGAGAGGGACCTGTGCCGCTGGGCCTAAGCACACCTCAGGCCCAGCGTCTCCCATCCACGCCAGAAGAGCTGCCAGCACCAACCCCTGGTCATCAACCTGGTACTTCACCCAGGCCTGGTACGTCGACGGCTACTGGAGCGGAGAGTTTACCAGTAGTAGTTATTTGCAAGTGCAAAAATATGTGCGCCACTAAGGCATGCCCCTGCAGGGTGGCGAAGGGACAATGCCACGAACAGTGCAAGTGCATCATCACTAGATGCAAGAACCGGGGACag agtaaacAATCGACTCGAAGCATGGCAAGGCCTGTATCAACACATGCAGCAGTTGCCCTGAATTTATCAACACACCAG AATCAACAAGATGAGCAAATGCCCCAAGGACCAGACTCTCAGATTCCACAG GATCTCATTGAAGCCATGACAAATCCTGAAGTTTGGGGCTTTGTTCAGGGCGGTTTTAACGACCAGCCGGAGCTATTCAACCGCCTGCTACGGTATCATGATAACAACCAGAGAAGGGCCAACAATCTACCACCCCCACAAATTCCAGGGAATCTGCCTCCTAATTGCAAGTGTGGGCGCTGTAGGCACACGCCTACTGTCCGTGAGCAAGTGTGCTGCGGCCTGAAGTGGCCAAATTGTAAGACATTGGACAATCAAATCATTCAGATATGCCTAAACCACAACGTCGTGGAAGTTGCGCACAGAAATGTGGAAGATATGTTAGCGGGACCTGGAGAGAGAAACAACAGAGCGATGTGGCATGCATCATACCGCCAATACGTCCTCCACACATATGGCCACTTGGTTAAGGGAGTGAGGGTTGTTATTCCTTCTTGTGTAGTCTGGATGATCAGGCAGCACTTTCCTTCACCAGATGGTCGCTACACCGGATTTATACCAGGAAGAAGGCTGATCTAA